A genome region from Thermoanaerobaculia bacterium includes the following:
- the panB gene encoding 3-methyl-2-oxobutanoate hydroxymethyltransferase codes for MGSPSKKISVPQLREAPARGERLVMVTAYDYPQARSADAAGVDMVLVGDSLAMVVLGHADTLSVTMDEMLHHVKAVRRGLQRALLIADMPYGSFHLGPDQAVANALRFIKEGGASAVKIEGARIDVIEALVAAEVPVQAHLGLTPQSIHKFGGFKVQGRGAEARAALLEAAAAVEAAGAFALVLECIPTELGREVTEAVGIPTIGIGAGPYCDGQVLVYHDLLGIEERIAPRFVRRYAEQGRGAREAIAAFADDVREGRFPAPEECFEDPGFPSATAAPPLERLYGG; via the coding sequence ATGGGCAGTCCCAGCAAGAAGATCAGTGTGCCGCAGTTGCGCGAGGCCCCCGCCCGGGGCGAACGCCTGGTGATGGTCACCGCCTACGACTATCCGCAGGCGAGGAGCGCCGACGCTGCCGGCGTCGACATGGTGCTGGTCGGCGACTCGCTCGCCATGGTCGTGCTCGGGCACGCCGACACCCTGTCGGTCACCATGGACGAGATGCTCCACCATGTAAAGGCGGTGCGCCGGGGTCTCCAGCGCGCCCTGCTCATCGCCGACATGCCCTACGGCTCGTTTCACCTCGGCCCGGATCAAGCGGTCGCCAACGCCCTGCGCTTCATCAAGGAGGGGGGGGCCTCGGCGGTCAAGATCGAGGGCGCGCGGATCGACGTCATCGAAGCGCTGGTGGCGGCCGAAGTCCCGGTGCAGGCGCACCTCGGGTTGACGCCGCAGTCGATCCACAAGTTCGGCGGCTTCAAGGTCCAGGGCCGCGGCGCCGAAGCGCGCGCGGCGCTGCTCGAGGCGGCGGCGGCGGTCGAGGCGGCGGGCGCCTTCGCGCTCGTCCTCGAGTGCATCCCGACCGAGCTCGGCCGCGAGGTGACCGAGGCGGTCGGCATCCCGACGATCGGCATCGGCGCCGGGCCTTACTGCGACGGCCAGGTGCTGGTCTACCACGACCTCCTGGGCATCGAGGAGCGCATCGCGCCGCGTTTCGTGCGGCGCTACGCCGAGCAGGGCAGGGGCGCCCGCGAGGCGATCGCGGCGTTCGCGGACGATGTGCGCGAGGGGCGCTTTCCGGCGCCGGAGGAGTGCTTCGAGGATCCGGGCTTTCCCTCGGCCACCGCCGCGCCGCCTCTCGAACGGTTGTATGGGGGCTAG